The sequence GGAAAGGTCAGGTCGGCTAACGGATTTCCTGTGCCATCCCAGCCGATTGCCCCTGCGAGAATCTGCGACAAGCTCTCCAGGGCGCCCATGGGCCCAACCGGCACACCCCCGATGCCGGCGGGAAGCGGGCTTTGCATGACGAAGGCGAGCGCGTTGAACAACGAGCCGCCGATGCCGAGATTGTCCGGGATGGTGCCGTCGGTGGCCCCGGGCGTGAGCAGTCCCCCAAACGCGATGCCCAGGGAGGTGAAGACGACACCTTCGGGCAAGATGCCCTCCTCCGACAGCAGTGGTAGCAGGCCAGAGAGGTCGAGGGTGGCCCCGTTGAGGAAGGCGTTGGTGAGGTTGGCGGGGATGTTGATCAGATCGTTGAGCGCCGCTGTGACGTCCGGGTTGTCGCCGCTGAGATCGTCTGTGATGACCTCGACGCTGTTGACCAACTCCACGATTGGGCTGACGAAGGGGCCGACCAGGCCCATGAGCACGCCGCTCAGCGGTGACGCCAGGTAATCCACCGTCGTCATCACACTGTCCACGGTTGCCGGGTCCAGCTGGAGGAAGGCTTCCAACACCAGGGGAAGCAGGTTGTAGAGCTGAGTGTGGGCGGCCTCGAGCGTGTGTGGAAGCGTCGCACTTATCACCTCGTCGGGAGCGCCGCCCAGCACGAAGGACTCCGATGCGGTCTGCAGGTGATCACCGATCTGGGTGAAGATGTCCCCGATGCTCCCCGGATTTTGAACGAGTTGGCCCAGGTAGCCGATCTGGTTGACGATCGCTTGTTGCCAGGTCGCGGCGGGGGCTTCGAAGAAGAAGTCGGCAAGGGCTGTGACATTGGCGGATGCGGTGTTGAAGGCGTCCACCCACGGGGTGATGGGGTCGAACTCCCCGGCGGTGAGGTGCACCGCCGGGTTATGGAGGTTGGGCGTGGGCAGTGCCACCGGGGTGGCGGCGAGGGTGCCGGCACCTAACAGGGCCAGGCCCACTGGGATCCAGGGACGACGGGCAGTGCGGTGCATGGCTATCTCCTTGTGCGTCTAAGTGAGCGGCGAGCATCCGCCGGTGGCGGGGTATGCAATCGAGCGGTCAAGACGAAACGTGAAGCGCATATGTGTCCTTACAATGTCCTGGAGGCACTGCCGTCAGGCCTGACCAGCAGGAATGGTGGCAGAACCTCAGTTCACTGTTCATCTGATTAGTCAGATTAGCTGTGACGCACCTATCAACGCAATAGGGGAATCCCAATGAAAAATGCCACGCGGGCCGAGCAGCGCGTCGCGACGCGTCAGGCGCTGGTGGGCGCGGCGGTCGAACTCCTGCGGACCGAGGGTGTGGTCGCGGTGACGACGCGCCGAGTCGCCGGCGCCGCGAACGTGTCGCAGAGCACGGTGATGTACCACTTCCCGACCCGTGATGACCTGGTGACCGCGGCGGTCGCGCAGCTCGCCTTCGAATTGGCGAATCAGGCCCGCATCCACTTCGAAGAGACGGCGGCGGCCGCCACGCTCGACCTGAACGGGTATCTCGACCTGATCTGGCGTGAATTCACCACGCCCCAAGCACTTTCGGTCGCTCAGCTGTGGGTGGCGTGTTGGACGGACCCGCAACTGGCCAAGACCGTGAAGTCGCTGGAGCAACACATATACGGACTGGCCGTCACCTCCGCCGAAGCGTTACCCGCACCCGCTCCGAGTTTCTCGGCGCGGGCCTATATGGACACGGTGATGGTGGTCGTCCGCGGGCTGGTGATGTCGATCCCGGTGTGGGGCATCGACGTCGTCAGCGCTCGCTGGGAGGTCAGCAAGGCCAACCTGCTGAAGGCGGCCGGCCTCGCGGTCGACAACGTCTGATTCGCAACAGCGGTGCGGGTTACAGCGCCCGCACCGCCCCGGTCAGGTAGGGGTAGCCCTTGGCGATATTGCGCAGCGCCAGATCCCAGCCGCCGTCCACCTTGTCGATGTAGAGGCCGGGGCTGGCCGGCAGCAACATCGGCTTGCCGAACCGCACCGCGTAGTCCACCGCGTCCGGAAGCGCACCTTCGATGTTGGCCAGAACCGTTGCTGCGGAGAACATCCCGTGCGCGATAGCGGTGGGGAATCCGAACAGCTTGGCGCCGATCGAGCTGGTGTGGATCGGGTTGTGATCGCCGCCGGCCGACGCGTAGCGCCGAATCTGTGCCGGAGTGACCCGCAGCACCGCGTTGGGCGGGCCCAGTTTGGGCTGCTTGGCCGGTGGGGGCTTCGGCTCGTCGGACAGGCTGGTGCGCTGCTGATGCAAGAACGTCGTCACCTGATGCCAGGCCGGGTCGTTACCCACGTTGAGGGCGGTGACGATGTCGACCAGCAGGCCCTTGCGGTGCTCCCGCAGGTTCTCTGCCCGCACGGTCACTCCGACGGTGTCGGTGACCGCGATCGGGCGCAGGCGCGTGATCCGGTTCTCGGTGTGCACCGAACCAATTGCGGCGAACGGGAAGTCGAACCCGGTCGCCAGCTCCATCACGGTCGGGAACGTCAGCGCGAAGGGATAGGTCAGCGGGACCTGATCGGCGAAACGCAGCCCGGTGACGGCCGCGTAGGCGGCGACGTGGTTGGGGTCGATGGTCAGCTCGTCGACCCGCAGGGTCCGGTTCGGCAGGGTTTGAGTGCGCGGGATGAAGGGCAGCGCCCCGGCGACCGCACGCACCATGTTTCTCAGGCCACTTGGCTGTGTCATGCCATTCACGCACCCAGCATGGCTTGGCCGCAGACCCGGATGGTGTTGCCGGTCACCGCATTCGATGCCGGGCTGGCGAAGTAGCCGATCAACTCGGCGACATCGACGGGCTGACCGCCCTGGAACAGCGAGTTGAGCCGACGGCCCACCTCACGGGTGGCCAGCGGGATCGCCGCCGTCATCTCGGTCTCGATGAACCCCGGGGCGACGGCATTGATCGTGATGCCCTTCTTGGCCAGCGTCGGAGCCAGCGCTTCGGTCAAGCCGATCATGCCGGCCTTGGTGGCCGCGTAGTTGGTCTGGCCGCGGTTGCCCGCGATGCCGGCCATCGACGACAGGCCGATCACCCGGCCGCCCTCACCGATGCTTCCGTTGGCGACCAGACCTTCGGTGAGACGTTGCGGCGCAAGCAGGTTCACGGCCAAGACGGCGTTCCATCGGGCGTCGTCCATGTTGGCCAGCAGCTTGTCGCGGGTGATGCCGGCGTTGTTGACCAGCACGTCGGCCTTGCCGCCATGGTGTTCGGCGAGGTGCGCGGCGATCTGCTCCACCGCGTCGTCGGCGGTGACGTCCAGTGCCAGTGCGGTGCCACCTACCCGGGAGGCCGTCTTCTCCAGTGCCTCGGCGGCTGCCGGGACGTCGATCGCCACCACCTTGGCGCCGTCCCGGGCGAACACCTCGGCGATGGTGGCGCCGATGCCGCGCGCCGCGCCGGTGATGATCGCGACCTTGCCCTCCAGGGGGCGGTCCCAGTCGGCGGGGGCCGTCGCGTCGTCGGCGCCCACGTAGAACACCTGGCCGTCGACGTAGGCCGAGCGGGCCGAGAGAATGAATCGCAGCGTCGATTCCAGACCGGTGGCGCCGGGCTTGGCGTCCGGCGACAGGTACACCAGCTGCACCGTTGCGCCGCGCTGCAGTTCCTTGCCCAGAGAGCGGGTGAAACCCTCGAGTGCGCGCTGGGCGATGTGCTCGTCGGCGCTGCCGGTCGCCTCAGGGGTGGTGCCGACGACCACCAGACGCCCGCAGCGCCCCACGTTGCGCAACAGCGGGGTGAAGAACTCGTGCAGTGCGGTCAGCCCGGCGGGCGAGGTGATGCCGGTGGCGTCGAAGACCAGTCCGCCGAACGAGTCGGCCCAGCGACCGCCCAGGTTGTCGCCGACCAGCTCGTAGTCGTCGGCCAGTGCGGCCCGCAGCGGCTCGGCCACCCGGCCCGACCCACCGATCAGCAGGGGTCCGGCCAGCGCCGGCTCGCCGACCCGGTAGCGGCGCAGGGTCTCGGCCTGCGGGACGCCGAGCTGCTTGGACAGGAAAGACCCGGGTGCGGAGTTGAGGATCTGGGACAACAGGTCGGATGAGAGCTTGGGTGCCACTGAGCTGCCTTCCATGTGGGGATGTGCCTGGTGCGGGCTACGGTGTCGACAACGAACTTACTCCAGAGTAAGAATACTGGGTAGTATCAGCCCGACCGTCCCCGGCAATGCGGGGGGACCCACCATCAAACGGAGAGATCGTGGCATCTGCATCTGCTGCTAAGCCCGCTGAGGCAACCACTGGCACGCGACGTCGGGTCGCCGTCCTCGGGGGCAATCGCATTCCGTTCGCGCGTTCCGACGGCGCCTACGCGAACGCGTCCAACCAGGACATGTTCACCGCGGCGCTGGGCGGCCTCGTCGATCGGTTCGGCCTGGCCGGCGAGAAGCTGGACGCGGTGATCGGCGGGGCGGTGCTCAAGCACAGCCGCGACTTCAACCTGATCCGCGAATCGGTGCTGGGCTCCGCACTGTCGCCCTACACGCAGGCCTTCGACCTGCAGCAGGCCTGCGGCACCGGGCTGCAGGCGGCGATCTGCGCCGCCGACGGGATCGCCGCCGGTCGCTACGAGGTGGCCGCCGCCGGCGGGGTGGACACCACCTCGGACGCACCCCTGGCGATCGGCAACGAACTGCGCCGCACGCTGCTCGCGCTGCGCCGGTCCAAGTCCAACGTGCAGCGCCTCAAGCTGGCCGGCAAGCTGCCCGCCGCACTGGGCGTGGAAATCCCGGCCAACAAAGAATCGCGGACCGGCCTTTCCATGGGCGAGCACCAGGCCATCACCACCAAGCAGATGGGCATCAAGCGCGTCGACCAGGATGAGCTGGCCGCCGCCAGCCACCGCAACATGGCCGCCGCCTATGACCGCGGCTTCTTCGACGACTTGGTGACGCCGTTCCAGGGCCTCTACCGCGACGACAACTTGCGGCCCCAGTCCAGCCCGGAGAAGCTCGCCACGCTCAAGCCGGTGTTCGGCGCGAAGGCCGGCGACGCCACCATGACCGCCGGCAACTCCACCCCGCTCACCGACGGCGCGTCGGTGGCGCTGCTGGCCAGCGAGGAGTGGGCCGCCGCGCGCAAGCTGACTCCGCTGGCGTACTTCGTCGACGCCGAGACGGCCGCGGTGGACTACGTCAACGGCGCCGACGGCCTGCTGATGGCCCCCACCTATGCGGTGCCGCGACT is a genomic window of Mycolicibacter heraklionensis containing:
- a CDS encoding 3-oxoacyl-ACP reductase; the protein is MAPKLSSDLLSQILNSAPGSFLSKQLGVPQAETLRRYRVGEPALAGPLLIGGSGRVAEPLRAALADDYELVGDNLGGRWADSFGGLVFDATGITSPAGLTALHEFFTPLLRNVGRCGRLVVVGTTPEATGSADEHIAQRALEGFTRSLGKELQRGATVQLVYLSPDAKPGATGLESTLRFILSARSAYVDGQVFYVGADDATAPADWDRPLEGKVAIITGAARGIGATIAEVFARDGAKVVAIDVPAAAEALEKTASRVGGTALALDVTADDAVEQIAAHLAEHHGGKADVLVNNAGITRDKLLANMDDARWNAVLAVNLLAPQRLTEGLVANGSIGEGGRVIGLSSMAGIAGNRGQTNYAATKAGMIGLTEALAPTLAKKGITINAVAPGFIETEMTAAIPLATREVGRRLNSLFQGGQPVDVAELIGYFASPASNAVTGNTIRVCGQAMLGA
- a CDS encoding acetyl-CoA C-acetyltransferase, translating into MRGDPPSNGEIVASASAAKPAEATTGTRRRVAVLGGNRIPFARSDGAYANASNQDMFTAALGGLVDRFGLAGEKLDAVIGGAVLKHSRDFNLIRESVLGSALSPYTQAFDLQQACGTGLQAAICAADGIAAGRYEVAAAGGVDTTSDAPLAIGNELRRTLLALRRSKSNVQRLKLAGKLPAALGVEIPANKESRTGLSMGEHQAITTKQMGIKRVDQDELAAASHRNMAAAYDRGFFDDLVTPFQGLYRDDNLRPQSSPEKLATLKPVFGAKAGDATMTAGNSTPLTDGASVALLASEEWAAARKLTPLAYFVDAETAAVDYVNGADGLLMAPTYAVPRLLARNGLTLQDFDFYEIHEAFAATVLCHLQAWESEEYCKERLGLDSALGAIDRSKLNVNGSSLAAGHPFAATGGRIVAQAAKQIAEAKAAKKGTAKNKPVRALISICAAGGQGVAAILEG
- a CDS encoding TetR/AcrR family transcriptional regulator; amino-acid sequence: MKNATRAEQRVATRQALVGAAVELLRTEGVVAVTTRRVAGAANVSQSTVMYHFPTRDDLVTAAVAQLAFELANQARIHFEETAAAATLDLNGYLDLIWREFTTPQALSVAQLWVACWTDPQLAKTVKSLEQHIYGLAVTSAEALPAPAPSFSARAYMDTVMVVVRGLVMSIPVWGIDVVSARWEVSKANLLKAAGLAVDNV
- a CDS encoding MaoC/PaaZ C-terminal domain-containing protein, with product MTQPSGLRNMVRAVAGALPFIPRTQTLPNRTLRVDELTIDPNHVAAYAAVTGLRFADQVPLTYPFALTFPTVMELATGFDFPFAAIGSVHTENRITRLRPIAVTDTVGVTVRAENLREHRKGLLVDIVTALNVGNDPAWHQVTTFLHQQRTSLSDEPKPPPAKQPKLGPPNAVLRVTPAQIRRYASAGGDHNPIHTSSIGAKLFGFPTAIAHGMFSAATVLANIEGALPDAVDYAVRFGKPMLLPASPGLYIDKVDGGWDLALRNIAKGYPYLTGAVRAL
- the gjpA gene encoding outer membrane porin GjpA; translation: MHRTARRPWIPVGLALLGAGTLAATPVALPTPNLHNPAVHLTAGEFDPITPWVDAFNTASANVTALADFFFEAPAATWQQAIVNQIGYLGQLVQNPGSIGDIFTQIGDHLQTASESFVLGGAPDEVISATLPHTLEAAHTQLYNLLPLVLEAFLQLDPATVDSVMTTVDYLASPLSGVLMGLVGPFVSPIVELVNSVEVITDDLSGDNPDVTAALNDLINIPANLTNAFLNGATLDLSGLLPLLSEEGILPEGVVFTSLGIAFGGLLTPGATDGTIPDNLGIGGSLFNALAFVMQSPLPAGIGGVPVGPMGALESLSQILAGAIGWDGTGNPLADLTFPTLPTDVADPGDALSTDLGWLGL